The Amyelois transitella isolate CPQ chromosome 20, ilAmyTran1.1, whole genome shotgun sequence genome has a segment encoding these proteins:
- the LOC106131428 gene encoding larval cuticle protein A3A-like, with the protein MAFKFVVLACLVAAASAGVVPAAPVAYAAAPAYHAAPAYQAAPVTYAAPAYHAAPVAYQAAPAYHSAPVAYASPVAKVVAPVAKVAVEEYDPHPQYSFAYDVQDGLTGDSKTQHETRDGDVVQGSYSVVDPDGTKRTVDYTADPHNGFNAVVHREPVGVKVAAPVVAKVAAPVAYAAPAPVSYAAAPVVAKYAAPAAYAASPVLHAAPVAKIAAPLAYSAPVYHH; encoded by the exons ATGGCATTCAAG TTTGTAGTTCTCGCTTGCCTGGTAGCTGCCGCCAGCGCTGGTGTTGTCCCAGCCGCCCCAGTGGCCTATGCTGCAGCCCCGGCCTACCACGCCGCCCCAGCATACCAAGCTGCCCCGGTAACGTACGCCGCCCCAGCGTACCATGCCGCCCCGGTAGCATACCAAGCCGCCCCGGCATACCACTCCGCCCCAGTCGCCTACGCCTCCCCCGTTGCCAAGGTCGTCGCCCCTGTCGCCAAAGTCGCCGTCGAAGAATACGACCCACACCCACAATACAGCTTCGCTTACGATGTCCAAGACGGACTTACAGGCGATTCCAAGACCCAGCACGAGACTCGTGACGGAGACGTCGTTCAGGGATCCTACTCGGTCGTCGACCCTGATGGCACCAAGCGCACCGTTGACTACACCGCTGATCCCCACAATGGTTTCAATGCTGTCGTGCACAGAGAGCCTGTTGGTGTGAAGGTTGCCGCCCCCGTAGTCGCTAAGGTCGCCGCTCCCGTGGCTTACGCTGCGCCTGCCCCGGTCTCATACGCCGCCGCCCCGGTGGTCGCTAAATACGCCGCTCCCGCCGCCTACGCCGCGTCCCCGGTTCTCCACGCCGCCCCGGTCGCCAAAATCGCAGCTCCTCTTGCCTACTCCGCCCCAGTGTACCACCACTAA